Sequence from the Periplaneta americana isolate PAMFEO1 chromosome 5, P.americana_PAMFEO1_priV1, whole genome shotgun sequence genome:
tgtttcaatattaatttattttcaattgtgaatattcaaatttcaatcctttcaataacatattatttacttctaaactcattttcactttgataaaatataattgtcTATTTGCtttaaaaagttaaatttaaactttgtaaataggagaaaaataattatcattGGCCTTTACTTCTTGGATGAAAATGTAGTGTGAAACAAAATGCCTATCTTGAATTTAGATTAGTTTTAAGGTAACGTGAAGAAAACTTCTGTTGCCCATTAGgtgctttaaataaatatttaatttgttattaaatccacttgacagtatattttgtacgtgagtatatcgtcgttgttcctgcaataactcctatgtgacatatttatcgattttcagatttttgctctattaaatatcttaaacagtgatacagcaaacaataaaatatcctataccgtatgtaattatatttctttgtttcgaaaatgtaagaattcacagtctcctatgtaaggctgccataggatgaataaatgtgttttttcttcctactgaaaaattttatattttgcacataggagttattgcaggaacaacgacgatattctcattgttcagtgcctaTAGGAATAAGCAGATGTGAACACACGAAACGAAGCGGGGAGACGATTCAGAACTCTCCGTtccaagcgaagctagtatgatccatgtaATCAACCGCAGGACTCTTACTTATTGTagcctataattaaattttaatatatagccTCCTTCATAGCCTATCAATTTCCATCCTCACTGCTTGTGATGTAACTAGCTCTAGACAACGTTGCTCTTGGAACAGAGTCACAGCAGTACGCTGTAACTGATTCATCATGCACAGAGGAAACGTTCACAATTCTGTTCAAAGCCTGAAAAATGgcgattagagatgaacaaaactaactgccgctctcgctcgcagtgttcgttgcatttgtccatgggtgggcaactcatGCTCTCAAAGTGTGAGCACAACTTCAGTGCAGATAGAAGGGACTCTGTaatagctgtagtgtctgtatgcggttcttgcaagacgcaagtttgctcgcgtctgcagtaagtggcggctcgttttaagtgaaaaacaatataatcctcaGATCATTTTCCTTTTGTGATGAgacgaaagagaaagatttttttattaacaagggaggtaaagcttgtgttatgttctattacactttcttacgcatgatatTTTATGTTGCAAATAAACAcggtgaaggttttagtaaagaaatactgtctagatcttctttagaacagctaaaggtaaaaatgggatatcaacaaggtgagactgatatcaaatatcattagcacgttgtgcgtgcgagttacagaattgcacgatatATAATCGACTAGTCAAGAGCATGTATGGGTAAATTTGAAATGTTGCAGTATTATGTAGAACACAGacaactttattttatttgactgtaaaatatcttgaagagtgataagaaaatcttcctATCAAATGTAAGactctacttcaagacctacagcagaattcactggtaagtttggagaaacagtgacaattgacaaggaatcgagatttatTTGAAATCCTTTCGGCTTatagccgatagaagatcctggaattttatagcttgaattgataaatctacagaacagcacgccactcagattgcAGCGAAATctggaatcgaactgttcgtaatgctgcctaagtcagaatttccaaaaatactctttgcttccatatatgtatactgtatgtacttgagtcagagtttaatacaagaaagaagtgtaaaagttcTCGATGTAgagaaagagcttagaagtaagtttatttcatctgccgtgacatgtaaaaaaaccttccttgaatttgtgattgtttgcgaatacagactattacctttctgagaaaagaggaatactctttaatgtataaagacttgtaaattctcgcgttctatgtttcaaataacacataaaataagaaatattaaaaaaatagtgtaataataagtgttgcagctatgtttgttgtatcttgaaaaggctgtattcagtttgtgttttcagtaataaactaatttacaaagctaggaaataatataattttgttatgtgtgtttatgtACAGTCTGTTTAAAATTTCtacaattattgtaccatgcgtcattatGAAATTCAAATCATAGAGTAGATATcagatcacctgcatgagccgccagagcgcaacATGGCAGTGAACTaattttgcagcgaaactacaaacaacttgtaactgctgcggctggctccgtctgtctttctctttcaaggttttttttttaacactttgtgAGCACTAGTTGCCCATCCATGAACAAGTCTAACATTTGTTAAGAttaaaaatgatgatgattaatgtaTATATGTAATACTATCAACTAATtcagtaattaaatatttatttctttttatttaattttacaataaatattgctaatttgtttataacaattaaaagcaacatagatacattatttatgttattaatattctgGTTGTTAATAAGTTCAAAAGATGCAATACAATGTCGTGTCTTGGAGATCAGTCGTAGCATTTAGGTCAATGATTGATGAGTTCTTGCTGAAACAGGAAACGAGAATTAATATTCTAGAACCGTAAACAGCGAAGATATACTCAGGTAAAAATTGACAAGTCTAAGTACCGGTATATTATCTGTGTGGAATTGTCGTAATTAAGTCACAAGAAATTTTCCGAGAATACAGGTATGCATAAATATATATTGGTCAGTTCGTGGTTGGGAACCATTAACAATACCActataaaagttatattaggtgcgctagaataataattattttggtaTAACACGAACAAAATAAGTCAGATTTTCATTATCAACGACTGTATAAACAAAATGCCGTTTATTTCAAGGCAACGAGGGAGCTATATATTGCGATTTgcaaaatttgaaagtgtaaaGTCAGTTCAATGCTGTTTTAACTATGAGTATGATGATTGAGGAGCTCCGAATTACAAGCCGATAAGGTTATAGTAGTGCACGTCTGAAGATAAAGATCTGCAGATCTATTAACATGTGATATTCTTATATTGATGACCATAGGCGTGTTCTCTAAATCGAAGCTTCTTCTGGCGCTGGTATGACAGCAAGTCTCAAAAAGAGTCTTAGACCAGTGGTATTCAACCTCGAGACAATTTTCCACTCAAGCTTCTACCCCCAAAGTTGTTATGCTTAATTCAAATTACACATAactataattacttacaaatggcttttagagaaccagaagattcatcgccgccctcacataaccccgccatcggtccctatcctaagcaagattaatccagtccctaccatcaaattccaactccctcaaatccattttaatattatcctcccatgtacgtctcaatcttcccaaaggttttttccctccgacgtcacaactaacactctatatgcatttctggattcgcccatatgtgctacatgccctgcccatctcaaacgtctggatttaatattcttaattatgtcaggtgaagaatacaatgcgtacagttctgcgttgtgtaactttctccattctcctgtaacttcatccctcttagccccaaatattttcctaagcatcttattctcaaacactcttaacctctgttcctctcctaaagtcacagtccaagtttcacaaccatacagaacaaccggtaatataactgttttacaaattctaactttcagattttttgagagcagactggatgaaaaaagcttctcatccgaataataacaggcatttcccatatttattccgggTTTAATCTTCTcgcgagtgtaatttatatttctgtggtgttcggaATAAGtcatttttgtgcagatggaatatTGTTTcctagatgaacacacaagttaaattatacacgagtgtgcaaaaatcaaaagaacactaccagttgatgtgttttatttgtgtagaaaattatttgtaataagggtttcaagtttaactttcatttatctccaaactcatttctATGACATCTCCCTTTGTCCAAACAACACAGATTATTGTTGCAGTTGCTcagagatatttgaacttttctacCTTTCCAAAGACGTTTTCGGATGggtaggccgagacatagatggggaaataataaaaaaataaatttgagggaggtgggatatgatggtagagactggattaatcttgctccggatagagaccgatggcgggcttatgtgagggcggcaatgaacttcgggttccttaaaagccatttttaagtaagttattAAGTAGAGTAAAGGTGGTAATATTGTaacagttatttttgagaatctattacaattttattgagcgagagaaggaccggttttgtgcagcaacttgtccacgaatattcccttaatacgttgacgcaaaaaaccgatcttcctctcgctcagtaaaattgtaataaattctcaaaaagaactatcacaatattaccaacctttaccctacttctACAGTAGTACCCATGCTACTATATCCAACTCAcaatataatgttaataataattatatgcatTTCGACTTTTAAACAACGATAATGACATATATAATGCAGAAATTGAAAGCAATGCATGCAGTGAATTGGATATACCTCAAATTTATGAAGCTTAAGATAAGgcattaatagaataaaatattttaatttcgtacACTCGATAAAAGTTAAAACCCAATATTTTACTCACCTCCCCAATGACAGTGTATTTGTTCTCGTAAAATCCATACGACCCAACTGACTTCTTGATTTGGTATACAGTGTAATTGGAACCAACTCCTCCTCCAATTACAGACATTGTGCCGCCTCCATCCTTCCAAGTCGAACCGTATTCACATGTTTGAATCACACCATTCACCGTTTCTCTTACATCAAAGGTATCACCTTCTGGATAAATCGATCCGTAAGTTTCATAAGCAAAACCAACTTCATCGACAACTGCTGGTATTTGAGCCCGGAATTCTTCCTGGTAAGAACGTCCTTTCCTTGAAGAATACTTATTATTAAAGAAAACGCAAGAATACATGTTGGCAGTACGTATTCCTGAGTCCACTATGAAAACTACATCGAAACTAGTTTCACCAATTCCTCCATTGAGCTCCCTCATGCCTTCAACATTGTACCAAAAAGTACTGCCGAAGCAGTCCTTGGCTTGATAATTAGATCCAAATCCGTATGTTTCAAATAACGTTCCGCTGACAGATTCGAAAAATGATACAACCATTAGTTGCATTCCGATGTCATCATTGATTTCCTTCATGTGTTTAAGTGCATTTCTCGAGAATTCTAGTAAATTCGCACACATCCGTTCATCGACATTCTTTGAATCTCCGTCAGTAAACACTACCACGTCAATGGTTAGACTTACTCCAAGGGGCACATAGTAACGAATCGTAACTTCTCCGCTACCAATTCCCTCTGAAATAGTTACATTTCCAGTTCCATTGAACCACTCTTCATTCCTAACTATATTTGATATTATGCCGGCATTAGTTGCAAATTCTAAATACCCTTCTTCATAGTTTTCCACACCATTGAAGACTCCCATAAAGTGCCTTGAAGGCGCAGCATAAACACTGTCACTTTTTTGTTCAAAGAACTTGGAATTTTGTCTTGCTGTGTCATCAGATGTTACAGATAGCGTTCTGCACAAAGAGCACAATTCTAGCCCAAGAATGAGCCAAACCGAAAGAAGAATCTTCAGCTCCATGTTACCTCTGTTAATGGTTCCCAATCACGAACTGACCAATGTTTATATATAGGCTATGCCTATTACTTATTCTTTGAAGACTTGTCTTAGCGAAGTGTTTGTGATAACGAAATAAATATCCATTGATACGTATGTAATGATAAGATAACTGTTCATGGCCGGATtgtaagaagaaaaatttttatCATTACTAGAGACCTAGGTTTTTACCCattattttttctcacttctaaACTCATAATTTCTTAGATCATTTTCAGAATCATGGTCATAAGAGTcactgttgaacctaaaaaaacctaaattggaccttaagaactaaaaaacctaaatcataattaatatgtattcTTCTATATTTACTGCGTTTTATATAACTAGGCTTATATTTAGAAATATTGCTTGCTCCATGAATGTCGTAGATAATTATCATAAAATTCCTGtcagtttcataaaacataaGTTAAGGGAACACATGTTAGCACGCTGTGATGTACAATGGCAAGGAAGTAATAACGGCTCTCTAACTAGAAACTTATTCTTTCCTACAATAATCTCTAGGTTAAACTGTAAACACATGATACCCAATTTCAGGCcatggaaaatttaaaacatattttaaacggtTCAAAATCAATCATGTAAAtgaatacatgtgtaaatgcgaGGAAAGCGACCAGACTGTTCAACACCTGCTATTTGATTGCCCAATCTTCGAAAGAACTCGCCTGTTATTTTTGTCACATGTCATCTCATGTTCTGGGCAATTTGAAAAACTCctgtgttttatgtttaaaaagaaatgctgttcaagagaatttcagaaattcatatcacaCATTTACAATTCACTGTAAATAGCTAGTTTGTGTTTATGCCATAGTAAGAGAAgttgtagttaatgcaattagtaagggtatatgaatgtgttaattttgtgtgtgtatatatattttcaggttttttttaaatcttaatctAACATGCGACAGGGCAAAACAGGCTGCAATAAAAGGAGATACTAGTACtattaacaataatactaataatcacaataatatttgctataatatcactgttttataTCGTATAtaagttttatgtaattttcatttttttctgtattgtctgtgtttttttatataatatgtctATGTGTTGTACATTCATTTGTATGTCATGTGTctatttcatatcatttttatgtcatatatgtccttaaaagtaatatgtatgtttctacgaaatgcttacctatttatttttatgtaacaagTCTGTGCGTGATGTGTCCTGGGAAAGTATGgtatgtaatatgtctgtgtTTCATATATTGTGCATCTATTTCCatgtattatatctattttatctcatatctacgtatttgtatatgatataactatgatttttattttgtcatacacatttaatgtaatatgtgtattttatgtcataaatatgtatatattttatgtgaatatttgtacagggctatgatatgtatgatttaactacagtcctaatataccttcgggtaaaataggattctataaacttggaaattcaataaataaatttagaaatttaaatatattttataatttttattgtcttCTACACTGAAGAAAGCGACCCAATATGCTGTATTTACCCCTTCAGTTTTTGTTGTTTTGGATAAAATGTTTAACGGGACTTCACCTTCTCAAGGGGACTGATTGGGACTATAGGTATTTTGAAATTTCCACTTATCGCAGATATGACATGCCAATAAAAGGTGTGAAGTAACTAAACTTTCTCTTGAGGTGAATGAAATGCGAAAAAGTCGCATTGCTGAAATTCATGACGTTTTCGGGCATGTTCGCCGATAGAAGACTGCGATCTTGCGTGTGCAGGTACGAGCTGTAAACTTTTCTAAGGTCTCtgtgcagtctgtcttattctggtttttgaatttttatattttgtattttgttaagctatgccccagatcacatatataacagattgctcatcctatgttaaaatcggtagcactttgaagagaacaaccgccaggatcgccacccgtccgccgtaaacgaacacgagatggcagtacagtcgaaTGGGAGTtaagacgtgactccttatgtaacaactagatggcagcatagtaaacctgacaaaagttctTACCGTTAAAGCTAacaggccgagcaatctgggtatatatgatctagggctatgcgaaaacaagtgaaatcacatttattacgacagtgaattggaaatgattCCATCTTTACAACCAAGGGAAAAGTTGACTGTAAGCATACATTTTAACACTCAGGTAATTTTTGCGACCTCTTTTTCACAGTTTGGACAAAACCTAAAaaactatttcacctattccagtAACcgaaaatgaaattcttaaaaacctaaaaatcctgTCCCTAATCATCACCATCGCCGACATTATTACCAtcataccaccaccacaccaTAATCATCGTCGCTCTAGTTAAGGATTTCTTGGGGAGGATAATCTGtataaatatcattaaatatcatCCATGtttgattataatttatgtttcgATAGGCCTACCTCAGAAGTGTCTCCGTTATTCTTCAATCATCTACACCTTTTCCATTACGATTTGTAGTTTACTGTTCTTATAGCATGTATCATAGTTTCCATGTATTCGCCATGATATTTTCTGCTCGTTTTAATATTAgtattgaaatttacaatataattaaatttcaatacTTAGCGGGTTTTTTAGCCTATCATACCAATTGTGAGCTTCCTTTCCAACACTCACTTTCtccaaaatttgaagttttcaaCTAAGAGTGTTTATAATGTTTGAGGTTAGGTATCCGCTGGTAACATTGTTTTATGCAAAATAGTACTATATCCCTGTGAATTCTCAATGAAAAGAATGCAATTTTTTCTGTAACTAATTAAATCCAGGACAATATTAAGTTCAGTTTTATAATATAAAGTGTTACTCACCACCCCTGCTACAGTGTAGCTATCTTCGTAGGTTCCGTATGCACCCGATGACTTCACAAATTCATATTCAGTGTAGTTGAATCCAACTCCTCCCTTAATAAAAGACATCGTGCCTGTGCCGCTCTTCCATATTGGTTGGTTTTCATAATCCACAATCACGCCAGGCACAGACtctatcacatgaaaatttccaGAGTCTGGACTGATCGTTCCATAAGTTTCATAAATGAAACTGGCTTCATCAAGAACAGTAACCACGGGAGACCGgactttttcttgaaaatgtccCTTCTTTGATGAGAACTCGTTGCTGCTAGAAAAGACGCAGGAATAGGAGTTACTTGAGCGGACTCCTGCTGGTATGGATAACAACACATCAAGTCGATCTTCGCCTATTCCTCCAGCTAAGTTTCTTGTGCCCTTCCCGTTATGCCATTCCGAATAACCGTAACAATTAACTGCTTCTTGATTGGAGCCCAACACGTAACTGTCTACTCTCGCCTCGTTATGAGTTTCAAAATCGGATATAACTGAAATTACTATTTCCCCAGCAACATCCTGTTTAATATGCATAAAGGCATTTTTTGACCATGGTATATCCTTCACAACGTCCACCACATTTTCGTCAGAATATACATTGACTGTAACGTCAAGACCGACTCCAGATGGCACGTCGTAATgaagagaaacagaatcactACCAATCCCTCCAACAATGTCAATGGTTCCATTTCCATTGTGCCATTGTTTGTCCGTGGTTATATTTGATATTTTGCCCGAGTTCATATGAAATTGTACAACTCCTGTCTTATGTACTTCTGACGTGTCGAAGCTTGCTATAAATTGTCTTCTTGATGCTGCAGAAACAGTGtcaattttctttgtaattatattactatAATGCAGTGCTTTGGCACCATCTGCTATAACAGGTATCGTTCTACCAAGAGAACAAAACTGTAATGCGAGAAACAAAGATAATGTTAGAAGTGTATGCCGTTCCATGTTGTCCGGTGTCTGAATGTTCCCCCACCTAGAGCTCCtgaatatttatatacatttatgtaTATTCTCTTGTGATTAATCTAAGTCATTATGATAACGATTCAATTATGCATTGAGTGATAAATTtctagtgttttgtttgtgtaaattgttaTGTCCTTCGATAAATAGTAAGTTAAACATTACAAAAAATGCACATAAATGCTTTCTACACTGGAAAATTTCAGAAACCTTGTTAaccttcaaaaataaaaaaatagtaatgttCTCATAAACTCTCAGTGCAGTTGTATCTGATTTAATCACATCGTACTTTCTTCAAGAACTGTTACATAATTTCTTGCGTTTGAGATAATGTAAATGTTACAAAAAATGCACATAAATGTATTCCGTGCCTGGAAAATTTCAGAAACCTTGTTAAtcatcaaaaataaaaaaaaatgttaatgttcTCATAAACTCTCAGTGCAGCTGTACCTAATTTAATCAAATCGAACTTCCTTCAAGAACTGTTATACAATTTCAGGCGTTTGAGATTTTCAGTAACGGAGTTGTCTTCAGTGTAAGAAATGCTTTCCTAATCTTTCACAAAAATCTCTTCAAAAATCACAGCTCAGAGAGATAAAATTGGTTccctaaacaataaaaatatccaGCAAAATAAGGTAAACGTTacaaaaaaatacacataaatgCTTTCTGTGCCAGGAAAATTTCAGAAACCTTGTtaactttcaaaaataaaaaaatagtaacgTTCTCATATACTCTCAGTGCAGTTGTACCTAAATTAACCAAATCGTACTTTCCTCAAGAATTGTTACATCATTTCTGGCATTTGAGATTTTCAGTAGCGGAGTTGTCTTCAATGTAAGAAATGCTTTCCTAATCTTTCACAAAAAtctcttaaaaaataaaactttagaGAGATAAAATTAATTccctaagtaataataataataatacaaaatccaGCAAAATATTTCGTACGGTTCTTCGCCACCTCAGTACTCCGAATCTACCATTTCTTCGGTTCCGTGCTTCGCCCATTTCTAGTTCTCGTTATTCCATTGTCTTTCTTCACATTATCTCTCTATGA
This genomic interval carries:
- the LOC138699816 gene encoding uncharacterized protein isoform X2, which produces MERHTLLTLSLFLALQFCSLGRTIPVIADGAKALHYSNIITKKIDTVSAASRRQFIASFDTSEVHKTGVVQFHMNSGKISNITTDKQWHNGNGTIDIVGGIGSDSVSLHYDVPSGVGLDVTVNVYSDENVVDVVKDIPWSKNAFMHIKQDVAGEIVISVISDFETHNEARVDSYVLGSNQEAVNCYGYSEWHNGKGTRNLAGGIGEDRLDVLLSIPAGVRSSNSYSCVFSSSNEFSSKKGHFQEKVRSPVVTVLDEASFIYETYGTISPDSGNFHVIESVPGVIVDYENQPIWKSGTGTMSFIKGGVGFNYTEYEFVKSSGAYGTYEDSYTVAGVQELINH
- the LOC138699816 gene encoding uncharacterized protein isoform X1; its protein translation is MELKILLSVWLILGLELCSLCRTLSVTSDDTARQNSKFFEQKSDSVYAAPSRHFMGVFNGVENYEEGYLEFATNAGIISNIVRNEEWFNGTGNVTISEGIGSGEVTIRYYVPLGVSLTIDVVVFTDGDSKNVDERMCANLLEFSRNALKHMKEINDDIGMQLMVVSFFESVSGTLFETYGFGSNYQAKDCFGSTFWYNVEGMRELNGGIGETSFDVVFIVDSGIRTANMYSCVFFNNKYSSRKGRSYQEEFRAQIPAVVDEVGFAYETYGSIYPEGDTFDVRETVNGVIQTCEYGSTWKDGGGTMSVIGGGVGSNYTVYQIKKSVGSYGFYENKYTVIGEQELINH